One Gimesia sp. genomic window carries:
- a CDS encoding ankyrin repeat domain-containing protein yields the protein MNHPRWLKHLRILALLIMLSLPVLFLSLRIVKARQSPCALYESIRFDDVSNAERLINQGLVDQPCRGIYPIHAAAMQSNQRLLQFILNKGVDPNRPDDETGKTPLMWVVGNSGLAQTRDVECFDCLLASGADINTKSKYYENSVLNHFASNGNARLINELIEHGANIDTQNKRGQTPLHTAVEAENINAVEVLLKHRSDTSVVDNNNETPLEIAKRLDLPEIQKLLTE from the coding sequence ATGAATCACCCACGTTGGTTGAAGCACTTAAGAATTTTGGCTCTGCTGATTATGCTTTCGCTTCCGGTACTGTTTCTGTCCCTGCGGATCGTGAAAGCAAGACAGAGTCCTTGCGCATTATATGAATCCATCAGGTTCGATGACGTTTCGAATGCAGAGAGACTGATCAATCAAGGTCTGGTAGATCAGCCCTGTCGTGGAATCTATCCCATACATGCAGCAGCGATGCAATCTAATCAGCGCCTGTTGCAATTCATCCTGAATAAAGGTGTTGACCCGAATCGCCCCGATGATGAAACCGGAAAAACGCCGCTGATGTGGGTTGTTGGCAACTCCGGTCTTGCACAGACCAGAGATGTCGAGTGCTTTGACTGTTTACTTGCATCAGGAGCCGATATTAACACAAAGTCAAAGTATTACGAAAATTCTGTTTTGAATCATTTTGCATCTAATGGAAACGCTCGATTAATCAACGAACTGATTGAGCATGGGGCAAATATAGATACTCAAAATAAAAGAGGCCAAACTCCTCTGCACACGGCTGTTGAAGCCGAGAATATCAACGCGGTAGAAGTTCTTCTTAAACACCGTTCAGATACATCTGTTGTCGATAATAACAATGAAACGCCCCTCGAGATCGCGAAACGTTTGGATTTACCAGAAATTCAAAAGCTGTTGACTGAGTAA